One Phyllobacterium sp. T1293 DNA window includes the following coding sequences:
- a CDS encoding MgtC/SapB family protein: MKFIQTFDLYPFLDTTISFVAAFIFGTLIGAERQYRQRTAGLRTNVLVAIGAAAFVDLAQRIAGTTEAVRVISYVVSGIGFLGAGVIMKEGMNVRGLNTAATLWCSAAVGACAGTDMLAEAALLTVFVLAGNTLLRPLVNVINRIPISEQAAEATYEVKLISTRAAMPAMRDLLVEKLEDADYPVSDVEILDQGDEETVEIVATLVSTAIDPAEIDAVITHMEKQKGISHGTWEGSTKD, translated from the coding sequence ATGAAATTCATACAGACATTCGATCTCTATCCCTTTCTCGACACGACGATCAGCTTTGTCGCCGCTTTCATCTTCGGCACGCTGATTGGTGCGGAACGACAATACCGGCAGCGCACCGCCGGTCTGCGCACCAATGTGCTTGTGGCAATCGGCGCTGCAGCTTTCGTTGATCTGGCACAGCGCATTGCCGGAACCACGGAAGCGGTGAGGGTCATTTCCTATGTGGTATCAGGCATCGGTTTTCTCGGTGCCGGCGTGATCATGAAAGAGGGCATGAATGTGCGCGGCCTCAACACGGCGGCGACACTTTGGTGTTCGGCTGCGGTGGGTGCCTGTGCCGGTACGGACATGCTTGCAGAGGCGGCATTGCTGACCGTGTTTGTGCTGGCCGGAAACACCCTGCTGCGCCCGCTTGTCAATGTCATCAACCGCATCCCGATCAGCGAGCAGGCGGCGGAGGCGACCTATGAGGTCAAGCTGATATCAACCCGCGCGGCCATGCCTGCCATGCGTGATCTTCTGGTCGAAAAACTGGAGGATGCGGATTATCCCGTCAGTGATGTGGAAATTTTGGATCAGGGCGACGAGGAGACAGTGGAGATCGTCGCCACGCTGGTGAGCACGGCCATTGACCCCGCTGAAATCGATGCGGTTATCACCCATATGGAAAAGCAGAAGGGTATTTCCCATGGGACATGGGAAGGCAGCACCAAGGACTAG
- a CDS encoding L,D-transpeptidase, protein MSSLVSRRSFLTGLSLAAVSAVVACAQLPKQSLEVADVQTPPVPEQPPVTAPVEPAKPDYVSMYRAVEEDGYKLPAIPFARVNEKFLRQIVDDPTGEKPGTIVINTVDKFLYLVLKNGKAMRYGVGLGRQGYSWKGRAIVQWKRKWPTWTPPSAMISRDPKLEKWRQGMPPGVNNPLGSRALYIFQGGVDTLYRIHGSPDWNSIGKSASSGCVRMFNQDVMDLYDRVPSKTPLLVI, encoded by the coding sequence ATGTCATCCCTTGTTTCGCGCCGGTCATTCCTGACCGGGCTGTCGCTTGCTGCCGTTTCCGCAGTTGTGGCCTGTGCCCAATTGCCCAAACAGTCCCTAGAAGTCGCCGACGTCCAAACGCCTCCCGTGCCGGAACAGCCACCGGTGACAGCGCCCGTTGAACCGGCAAAGCCCGATTACGTCAGCATGTACCGTGCGGTTGAAGAGGATGGCTACAAACTGCCTGCCATTCCCTTTGCCAGGGTCAATGAGAAATTCCTGCGGCAGATCGTGGATGATCCGACAGGCGAGAAGCCCGGCACAATCGTTATCAACACGGTCGACAAGTTTCTTTATCTGGTCCTGAAGAATGGCAAGGCCATGCGCTATGGCGTTGGGCTTGGTCGTCAGGGTTATTCCTGGAAGGGCCGTGCCATCGTTCAGTGGAAACGCAAATGGCCGACCTGGACACCGCCATCAGCCATGATTTCGCGTGATCCAAAGCTGGAAAAATGGCGGCAGGGCATGCCACCGGGTGTCAACAACCCGCTTGGTTCCCGTGCACTTTACATCTTCCAGGGCGGCGTCGATACGCTTTACCGCATTCACGGCTCACCCGACTGGAACTCCATCGGCAAATCCGCTTCATCGGGCTGTGTTCGCATGTTCAATCAGGATGTGATGGATCTCTATGATCGCGTTCCCAGCAAGACGCCCTTGCTGGTCATTTAA
- a CDS encoding MerR family transcriptional regulator, with amino-acid sequence MKEISIGEAAKRSGVKVPTIRYYEQIGLLAAPARTDGNRRHYEDTDIRRLAFIRHARELGFEIDSIRTLLHLQDDPNQPCETADGIANARLIEVEQRIRSLNALKAELELMVEGCRHGRVGECRVIEILADHGKCVHPHH; translated from the coding sequence TTGAAAGAAATTTCAATCGGTGAAGCGGCCAAGCGCAGCGGCGTTAAAGTGCCGACAATCCGATACTATGAACAGATCGGCCTGCTGGCCGCCCCGGCCCGCACGGATGGCAACCGCAGACATTATGAAGACACGGATATTCGCAGGCTGGCATTCATTCGCCATGCGCGGGAACTGGGTTTTGAGATCGACTCCATCCGCACCCTGCTGCATTTGCAGGACGACCCCAACCAGCCCTGCGAAACGGCAGACGGTATCGCCAATGCACGGCTCATTGAGGTTGAGCAGCGTATCCGCAGCCTGAATGCACTGAAAGCCGAGCTGGAATTGATGGTTGAAGGATGCAGGCATGGCCGCGTCGGCGAATGCCGCGTGATCGAAATTCTGGCCGATCATGGCAAGTGCGTCCATCCGCACCACTGA
- a CDS encoding heavy metal translocating P-type ATPase translates to MTAAPTQTRFRVEGMDCASCAAKIDTAVRRLPGVSDISVSVTAGTMTVKHDETADLTVLQKKVGGLGYKVSPLTAKSAAPAAAPTCSGHDHANHNHAGHSHEGHDHADHDDHDHDHAGHDHSGHDHAKANAPVVAAAAAPAQSSKPSRWWQSRKGFLTIISGLALVAAYGIGKLYPDIANWAFVVAMFVGLIPIARRAIMAARSGTPFSIEMLMTIAAIGAVFIGAGEEAAAVVFLFLIGELLEGVAAGRARASIQGLADLVPKTALVERGGNTTSVPADSLAVGDIILVRPGDRIPADGEITEGTSEIDEAPVTGESTPKRKNVGDAVFAGTINTDGVLRISVTATSSDNTIARVIRLVEEAQESKAPTERFIDGFSRYYTPAIMVVAALVAVIPPLFMGGIWSEWVYKGLAILLIGCPCALVISTPAAIAAGLSAGARRGLLMKGGAVLETFRKVTAVAFDKTGTLTEGKPVVTDIVSFGMPEQEILSMAAALETGSSHPLAMAILDRAKADGVAVLPATSAKAVSGKGVEGTVSGKSVFLGSPQSVAAATPLNAEQTASIEKLNDQGKTVSVVVVAGKLAGLLAMRDEPRADAERGLAVLKEQGIRAVMLTGDNSRTAEAIASKLGIEPRAELLPQDKQRIVGEMQRSGLTVAKVGDGINDAPALAAADIGIAMGGGTDVALETADAAILHGRVIDVANMIDLSKTVMSNIRQNITVALGLKAVFLVTTIIGLTGLWPAILADTGATVLVTANAMRLLGWKGRS, encoded by the coding sequence ATGACAGCAGCGCCAACGCAAACCCGCTTCCGGGTTGAGGGCATGGACTGTGCCAGCTGTGCGGCCAAGATCGATACGGCCGTGCGCCGCTTGCCGGGAGTATCTGACATTTCCGTCTCGGTCACTGCCGGGACAATGACCGTCAAACATGATGAAACGGCGGATCTGACCGTTCTCCAGAAAAAGGTGGGTGGTCTTGGCTACAAGGTTTCGCCGCTGACGGCCAAAAGCGCAGCACCGGCTGCCGCTCCCACATGCAGCGGTCATGATCATGCCAATCACAATCACGCAGGCCATTCCCACGAAGGACATGACCACGCAGATCATGATGATCATGATCACGACCATGCCGGACACGATCACTCAGGGCATGACCACGCAAAAGCAAATGCTCCTGTGGTCGCTGCTGCCGCCGCGCCGGCGCAAAGTTCAAAACCAAGCCGCTGGTGGCAGAGCCGCAAGGGCTTTTTGACCATTATCAGCGGATTGGCGCTCGTTGCGGCCTATGGCATTGGCAAGCTTTATCCTGACATTGCCAACTGGGCTTTTGTCGTCGCTATGTTTGTCGGGCTTATTCCCATCGCCCGCCGGGCGATCATGGCCGCTCGATCGGGCACACCATTCTCCATCGAAATGCTGATGACCATCGCGGCGATTGGTGCTGTGTTTATCGGCGCGGGTGAAGAAGCTGCTGCCGTTGTGTTCCTGTTTCTGATTGGCGAATTGCTTGAAGGTGTCGCGGCTGGCCGCGCCCGTGCAAGCATTCAGGGTCTGGCTGATCTTGTCCCGAAAACTGCACTGGTGGAGCGAGGCGGCAACACCACGTCAGTACCTGCCGATAGCCTGGCTGTCGGCGACATCATCCTTGTCCGTCCGGGTGATCGTATTCCCGCCGATGGCGAGATCACCGAAGGCACAAGCGAAATCGATGAAGCGCCGGTGACAGGCGAAAGTACACCCAAGCGCAAAAATGTTGGCGACGCAGTTTTCGCCGGTACGATCAATACTGATGGTGTCCTGCGGATCAGTGTAACAGCGACGTCGAGCGACAATACGATTGCCCGAGTCATTCGTCTGGTTGAAGAGGCACAGGAAAGCAAGGCTCCAACCGAGCGGTTCATTGACGGTTTTTCGCGTTATTACACACCTGCCATCATGGTTGTTGCGGCGCTTGTCGCTGTCATCCCGCCATTGTTCATGGGCGGTATCTGGAGTGAGTGGGTCTATAAGGGTCTCGCCATTCTGTTGATCGGTTGCCCCTGCGCACTGGTTATTTCGACGCCCGCTGCCATTGCCGCAGGCCTTTCCGCCGGTGCTCGGCGCGGCCTGCTGATGAAGGGCGGCGCTGTGCTTGAAACTTTCAGAAAAGTCACGGCTGTCGCCTTCGACAAGACGGGTACTTTGACCGAAGGCAAGCCTGTGGTCACGGATATCGTTTCATTCGGCATGCCCGAGCAGGAAATCCTGTCGATGGCCGCTGCGCTCGAAACCGGTTCCAGCCATCCGCTTGCCATGGCCATTCTTGACCGGGCCAAGGCCGATGGGGTTGCAGTTCTGCCCGCAACATCAGCCAAGGCGGTATCGGGTAAGGGCGTTGAAGGCACGGTTTCCGGCAAGTCGGTATTTCTTGGGTCGCCACAATCCGTTGCCGCAGCCACGCCGCTCAATGCTGAACAGACAGCTTCAATTGAAAAGCTGAATGATCAGGGCAAGACCGTTTCTGTTGTGGTTGTTGCGGGCAAGCTGGCCGGTCTGCTGGCCATGCGCGATGAGCCGCGTGCCGATGCGGAGCGCGGACTTGCTGTGCTGAAAGAGCAGGGCATTCGCGCCGTGATGCTCACAGGCGATAATAGCCGCACCGCCGAAGCCATTGCCTCGAAGCTTGGTATCGAGCCAAGAGCCGAATTGCTGCCGCAGGACAAGCAGCGGATTGTTGGCGAGATGCAGCGCTCCGGCCTGACTGTTGCCAAGGTTGGCGACGGTATCAACGATGCACCGGCGCTTGCCGCAGCCGATATCGGCATCGCTATGGGCGGCGGCACCGATGTGGCGCTTGAAACCGCCGATGCGGCCATTCTGCATGGCCGGGTGATCGATGTTGCCAATATGATTGATCTGTCGAAGACGGTGATGAGCAATATCCGCCAGAACATCACTGTCGCGCTTGGGCTGAAGGCGGTGTTTCTGGTGACGACCATCATTGGCCTGACCGGTCTGTGGCCAGCGATCCTTGCCGATACGGGCGCAACCGTTCTGGTAACAGCCAATGCCATGCGGCTTCTCGGCTGGAAAGGCCGCTCATAG
- a CDS encoding ABC transporter ATP-binding protein, which yields MLLELAKVETFYGASQALFGVDLALAEGEVVALMGRNGMGKTTTIRSIFGLSPLRHGTIRFAGGNISAAKPYRIARLGLGLVPEGRRCFPNLTVAENLLASARSGFWTIKEVNALFPRLAERSSQYANSLSGGEQQMLAVGRALMTNPRLIVLDEATEGLAPVIRQEIWKAIAALKQQGQSILVVDKTLSELLPVADRCVILERGRNVWNGLPKELTSEIQDRYLGV from the coding sequence ATGCTGCTGGAACTTGCCAAGGTCGAAACATTCTATGGCGCATCGCAGGCGCTCTTCGGTGTTGATCTTGCACTGGCAGAAGGGGAAGTCGTCGCGCTTATGGGCCGCAATGGGATGGGTAAAACCACCACCATTCGCTCGATCTTCGGTCTCTCACCCCTACGCCATGGCACGATACGCTTTGCAGGCGGTAACATCTCGGCGGCAAAGCCCTATCGCATTGCCCGGCTCGGTCTCGGGCTTGTGCCGGAAGGACGCCGCTGCTTTCCCAATCTGACCGTCGCGGAAAATCTGCTGGCTTCGGCGCGCAGCGGCTTCTGGACGATCAAGGAAGTAAATGCGCTCTTCCCCCGCCTTGCGGAACGCTCCAGCCAATATGCCAACTCCCTTTCGGGTGGTGAGCAGCAGATGCTCGCGGTCGGGCGCGCACTGATGACGAACCCCAGACTGATTGTTCTCGATGAGGCAACCGAGGGGCTGGCACCGGTTATCCGGCAGGAAATCTGGAAGGCCATCGCCGCGCTGAAACAACAGGGCCAGTCCATTCTGGTTGTTGATAAAACCCTGTCGGAACTCTTGCCGGTGGCTGACCGCTGCGTGATCCTCGAAAGGGGGCGCAATGTCTGGAACGGCCTGCCGAAAGAATTAACCAGTGAGATTCAGGACCGCTATCTCGGTGTGTGA
- a CDS encoding ABC transporter ATP-binding protein yields the protein MAEPILSIRNLCKSFGALKATDDVSLDLYPGEIHALIGPNGAGKSTLIHQIAGTLKHNSGAIHFMGHDVSALDVSQRAQRGLGRTFQISSLTPEFSALRNVMLAVQANQGSSFRFWKPVMVDGQLKEKAHEMLKRVGLSDRAEIPSAELSHGERRQLEIAIALALDPKAFLLDEPMAGMGPEGSKRLTAFLDTLRHEAPILLIEHDMDAIFALADRISVLVYGRIIATGSVDEIRQNPLVREAYLGESV from the coding sequence ATGGCTGAACCCATCCTGAGCATCCGCAATCTCTGCAAGTCCTTCGGCGCGCTGAAGGCAACCGATGATGTCAGCCTTGACCTTTACCCCGGCGAAATTCACGCGCTGATCGGGCCGAACGGCGCGGGTAAATCCACGCTCATTCATCAGATCGCCGGGACGTTGAAACACAATAGCGGTGCGATCCATTTCATGGGCCATGATGTCTCGGCGCTGGATGTTTCACAGCGCGCGCAGCGGGGGCTTGGCCGGACATTCCAGATATCGTCACTGACACCGGAGTTCTCGGCACTGCGCAATGTCATGCTGGCGGTTCAGGCCAATCAGGGTTCAAGCTTCCGCTTCTGGAAGCCCGTTATGGTCGATGGACAGCTGAAAGAAAAAGCACACGAAATGCTTAAACGTGTCGGGCTGTCGGACAGGGCGGAGATACCCAGCGCCGAGCTTTCCCATGGGGAACGCCGCCAGCTCGAAATTGCCATTGCGCTGGCGCTCGATCCCAAAGCCTTTCTGCTTGATGAACCCATGGCGGGTATGGGCCCGGAAGGCTCAAAACGGCTGACGGCATTTCTCGATACGCTCCGGCATGAAGCACCGATCCTTCTGATCGAACATGACATGGATGCGATCTTTGCCCTGGCCGATCGTATTTCGGTGCTTGTCTATGGCCGCATCATCGCAACCGGCTCTGTCGATGAAATCCGCCAGAATCCGCTTGTGCGCGAAGCCTATCTCGGGGAGAGCGTCTGA
- a CDS encoding branched-chain amino acid ABC transporter permease, translating into MVNRERLVNIVLALILPVLALVASGMGEPFYITLATRIAILALAAVGLNLALGLGGLVSFGHAAFFGIGGYMAGIFATHAFNQTPLLSSPLVIMATNQMPVIWIVSAIIAGLVAFLIGLISLRTSGVYFIMITLAFAQMIYYFAISWPAYGGEDGLSITIRNGFPGVNTLAPLNFFLIAYALLLLALFAFARLRDSRFGAALQATRQNEVRVASIGIRPLRIRLVAFILSGMITAIAGALFADLNRFVGPSMLSWSMSGELIVLIILGGTGRLLGPVAGAILFVLFEFALGGLTEHWQLFLGLILLAVVLFGRGGLVGLLAGKVRHG; encoded by the coding sequence ATGGTCAATCGCGAACGTCTTGTGAATATTGTTCTTGCCCTGATTTTACCCGTACTGGCCTTGGTGGCCTCCGGCATGGGCGAGCCCTTCTACATTACCCTTGCCACCCGTATTGCCATTCTCGCCCTTGCCGCTGTGGGATTGAACCTCGCACTTGGTCTGGGCGGCCTTGTCTCGTTCGGCCATGCAGCCTTTTTCGGCATTGGCGGTTATATGGCCGGCATATTCGCCACCCACGCATTCAACCAGACGCCGCTTCTCTCCTCGCCCCTTGTCATCATGGCAACAAATCAGATGCCGGTTATCTGGATTGTCAGTGCCATTATTGCCGGTCTGGTTGCTTTTCTCATCGGCCTGATCAGCCTGCGCACATCGGGCGTCTATTTCATCATGATCACCCTCGCCTTTGCCCAGATGATCTATTATTTCGCCATTTCCTGGCCCGCCTATGGCGGCGAGGATGGGCTGTCGATCACGATACGCAATGGCTTTCCCGGCGTGAACACACTTGCTCCGCTCAACTTTTTCCTGATTGCCTATGCCCTGCTCCTGCTCGCGCTGTTCGCCTTTGCGCGTCTGAGGGATTCCCGCTTCGGTGCAGCCCTGCAGGCAACACGGCAAAACGAGGTGCGCGTCGCGTCTATCGGCATCCGGCCACTGCGCATCCGGCTGGTCGCCTTCATTCTATCGGGGATGATCACTGCCATCGCGGGAGCCCTTTTTGCCGATCTCAACCGCTTCGTCGGCCCATCCATGCTGTCGTGGAGCATGTCCGGTGAATTGATCGTGCTGATCATATTGGGAGGCACTGGCCGTCTCTTGGGCCCCGTTGCCGGAGCCATCCTGTTTGTTCTGTTCGAATTTGCCCTTGGCGGGCTGACCGAGCATTGGCAACTCTTCCTTGGCCTTATTCTTCTTGCCGTTGTCCTGTTCGGGCGCGGCGGTCTTGTTGGTCTTCTCGCCGGGAAGGTGCGTCATGGCTGA
- a CDS encoding branched-chain amino acid ABC transporter permease, giving the protein MSSALLIEQALNGLQFGIMLFLMAAGLTLIFGVMGVINLAHGSLYMVGAFACAAVAAYTGSFWLGLVASLIAAAAAGAIVEVTVIRRLYNRDHLDQVLATFALILIFSEGTRWIFGSFPLYLDIPKVLQGAISLPGGAQYQLYRLAIIGAGLVVAAGLYLLIAKTRLGMRIRAGESDREMIGALGVDIASLNTIVFALGAALAGLAGALVGALQSVQVGMGEPVLILAFVVIVIGGIGSIKGALAGAILVGVVDTMGRFLLPQLFTLFMEPSQAATAGAAVASMLIYIVMAFILAVRPKGLFAVNA; this is encoded by the coding sequence TTGTCGTCGGCTCTCCTCATTGAACAAGCCCTGAACGGCCTGCAGTTCGGCATCATGCTGTTTCTGATGGCCGCCGGATTGACGTTGATTTTCGGCGTCATGGGTGTGATCAACCTCGCCCATGGCTCTCTCTATATGGTCGGTGCTTTCGCCTGCGCTGCCGTGGCGGCCTATACAGGCTCGTTCTGGCTCGGTCTGGTGGCTAGTCTCATTGCCGCGGCCGCGGCCGGTGCCATTGTCGAGGTCACTGTGATCCGACGCCTCTACAACCGCGATCATCTGGATCAGGTGCTGGCCACCTTCGCACTGATCCTGATCTTTTCGGAGGGAACCCGCTGGATTTTCGGCTCCTTTCCGCTCTATCTCGACATACCAAAAGTGTTGCAGGGCGCAATCAGCCTGCCGGGCGGCGCGCAGTATCAACTCTACCGGCTCGCCATCATTGGCGCGGGCCTTGTGGTTGCGGCAGGGCTTTATCTGCTGATTGCAAAAACGCGATTGGGCATGCGCATCCGTGCTGGCGAATCCGACCGCGAAATGATCGGCGCACTGGGCGTTGATATTGCCTCGCTCAACACCATCGTTTTTGCGCTTGGCGCGGCGCTCGCAGGGCTTGCCGGAGCACTCGTCGGCGCGCTGCAATCGGTGCAGGTGGGCATGGGTGAACCGGTGCTCATCCTCGCCTTTGTCGTTATCGTCATCGGCGGTATCGGCTCCATCAAAGGTGCCCTTGCCGGTGCCATTCTTGTTGGCGTCGTCGATACGATGGGCCGCTTTCTCCTGCCGCAACTGTTCACCTTGTTCATGGAGCCCTCGCAGGCGGCAACCGCGGGCGCTGCTGTCGCTTCCATGCTGATCTACATCGTCATGGCCTTCATCCTCGCAGTGAGGCCAAAGGGCCTCTTTGCGGTCAATGCGTGA
- a CDS encoding ABC transporter substrate-binding protein — protein sequence MKRIAAAALVAGLAFSGQAMAEPVKIGMITTLSGGGAGLGIDIRDGFLLAIKESGNKDIKVIVEDDAQKPELAVQIADKMVQSEKVDILTGIVWSNLAMAVVPGVVGQGTFYLSTNAGPSALAGEKCNPNYFNVAYQNDNLHEAMGNYANTANYKKTFILAPNYPAGTDALTGFKRFYKGALAGELYTKVGQTDYATEIAQIRASGADSVYFFLPGGMGIAFMKQYSQSGISTPVMGPGFSFDQDVLGAIGDAALGVKNSSHWSKDLDNAANKKYVAAFKAEYKRLPSLYATQGYDTANLILSAVAKASVKDKDAFRAALKEAKFDSVRGKFKFGNNNHPIQDIYVREVIKEDGVLTNKIVATSFTDHQDAYAASCKM from the coding sequence ATGAAGAGAATAGCAGCAGCGGCATTGGTGGCAGGTCTGGCTTTTTCCGGTCAGGCCATGGCTGAACCCGTAAAGATCGGCATGATCACCACGCTATCGGGCGGTGGCGCGGGACTTGGCATCGATATCCGTGATGGCTTCCTGCTTGCCATCAAGGAGTCTGGCAACAAGGATATCAAGGTCATCGTGGAGGACGATGCGCAGAAGCCGGAGCTTGCCGTGCAGATCGCCGACAAGATGGTCCAGAGCGAAAAGGTTGATATTCTCACAGGTATTGTCTGGTCTAATCTTGCCATGGCTGTCGTGCCCGGTGTTGTCGGTCAGGGCACGTTCTATCTGTCCACCAATGCGGGTCCCTCGGCGCTTGCCGGGGAAAAATGCAACCCCAATTACTTTAACGTTGCCTATCAGAACGACAATCTGCATGAGGCGATGGGCAATTATGCCAATACAGCCAACTACAAAAAAACCTTCATTCTCGCTCCTAACTATCCAGCGGGCACAGATGCACTCACCGGATTCAAGCGCTTTTACAAGGGCGCATTGGCTGGCGAGCTTTACACCAAGGTCGGTCAAACAGACTATGCCACCGAAATCGCGCAAATCCGCGCCTCCGGTGCTGACAGCGTCTATTTCTTCCTGCCCGGCGGCATGGGCATTGCCTTCATGAAGCAGTATTCGCAATCAGGCATTTCTACGCCTGTCATGGGCCCCGGCTTCTCCTTCGATCAGGATGTGCTTGGAGCCATCGGCGATGCAGCGCTCGGCGTAAAAAACTCGTCACATTGGTCAAAAGACCTCGATAATGCAGCCAACAAGAAATATGTCGCAGCCTTCAAAGCTGAATATAAGCGTCTGCCATCGCTCTATGCGACACAGGGCTATGACACCGCCAACCTGATCCTGTCGGCAGTCGCCAAGGCGAGCGTCAAGGACAAGGATGCGTTCCGCGCTGCCCTCAAGGAAGCCAAGTTCGATTCCGTGCGCGGCAAGTTCAAGTTCGGCAACAATAACCATCCGATTCAGGACATCTATGTGCGTGAAGTGATCAAGGAAGACGGCGTTCTGACCAACAAGATCGTCGCCACCAGCTTCACCGATCATCAGGATGCCTATGCAGCCAGCTGCAAGATGTAG
- a CDS encoding 3-hydroxyacyl-CoA dehydrogenase NAD-binding domain-containing protein → MAHPVNIIGIVGAGTMGRGIAHLIARSGIKTILHDMQEGMAAKAKATILAEIDQRIARGKSTEGERDACAGNIIIAETLNDLASAQLVVEAIIETLEAKAVLFQSLEAICTPDCLLATNTSSLSVDAIARSIRHPQRFAGLHFFNPAPLMKLVEVIAGSQTDTGVTTKLSGLVVALGKTPVEVRDSPGFLVNRCARPFYGEALQLLEDEVADAITIDACLKSSGGFPLGPFELIDLVGADINLAATKSVWEGFERSPRFKPSPLLEDMKAEGRLGRKTGSGFFTYPRQDNVLSVDSHISTVEALKRQLETRTGVAVHLSDGRTAHELGAANHQPTIVLDRQIGNWRGPVTLAFAQHELRDADIQSIALQAKALGVELHEIADTPGLIFLRVAAMLINEAAFAFDQGLATTTGIDTALKLGLNFRHGPHEMLDTLGLPAVSNTLERCGQIHPSGRYDPCPALTRFVEEKTIQN, encoded by the coding sequence ATGGCTCATCCGGTCAACATCATTGGCATTGTCGGTGCTGGCACCATGGGCAGGGGTATCGCCCATCTGATCGCACGATCCGGCATAAAAACAATTCTGCATGATATGCAGGAGGGCATGGCCGCGAAAGCCAAAGCCACGATCCTTGCCGAGATTGACCAGCGTATTGCGCGCGGTAAATCGACAGAAGGCGAGCGCGATGCGTGCGCCGGGAATATCATCATCGCCGAAACATTGAATGATCTGGCGTCTGCACAATTGGTTGTCGAAGCCATCATCGAGACGCTGGAAGCCAAGGCTGTGCTGTTTCAATCATTGGAAGCGATCTGTACCCCGGATTGTCTGCTCGCCACCAACACATCCTCACTTTCCGTCGATGCAATCGCGCGCTCCATCCGGCATCCCCAACGGTTTGCCGGACTGCACTTTTTCAATCCCGCTCCGCTGATGAAACTGGTCGAAGTTATAGCCGGTTCACAGACCGACACAGGCGTCACAACGAAACTATCCGGGCTGGTTGTGGCGCTCGGGAAGACGCCGGTCGAGGTGCGCGACAGTCCGGGGTTTCTGGTCAACCGTTGTGCTCGTCCCTTTTATGGCGAGGCGCTTCAACTGCTTGAAGACGAAGTTGCCGATGCCATCACCATCGATGCCTGTCTTAAATCGTCAGGTGGTTTTCCTCTCGGGCCATTCGAGCTGATTGACCTTGTTGGTGCCGATATCAACCTTGCCGCAACGAAATCCGTGTGGGAAGGGTTTGAGCGGTCTCCACGCTTCAAGCCTTCGCCGCTTCTGGAAGACATGAAGGCCGAGGGCAGACTAGGCCGCAAAACCGGCAGCGGGTTCTTCACCTATCCCCGGCAGGACAATGTTCTCTCTGTTGATAGCCACATATCGACCGTTGAAGCGTTGAAACGGCAGTTGGAGACGCGCACCGGCGTTGCCGTTCATCTGAGCGATGGCCGCACTGCACATGAGCTTGGTGCAGCGAACCACCAACCCACCATTGTGCTGGACCGACAGATCGGCAATTGGCGCGGTCCCGTGACGCTTGCCTTCGCGCAACATGAGCTGAGAGACGCCGATATTCAGTCCATAGCGCTGCAAGCCAAGGCGCTCGGTGTCGAACTGCATGAAATTGCGGATACACCGGGGCTCATCTTCCTGCGCGTGGCAGCCATGCTGATCAATGAAGCCGCTTTTGCATTTGATCAGGGGTTGGCCACGACAACGGGAATTGATACCGCACTGAAACTCGGCCTCAATTTTCGGCATGGCCCGCATGAAATGCTGGATACGCTTGGTTTACCCGCTGTTAGCAATACGCTTGAGCGATGCGGTCAAATCCATCCTTCTGGCCGATACGATCCGTGTCCGGCTCTAACCCGTTTTGTGGAGGAAAAGACAATACAGAATTAG